In Streptomyces sp. NBC_00878, a single window of DNA contains:
- a CDS encoding DUF397 domain-containing protein: MTSTPDLSTAAWRKSSYSDGGASNCVEVADGYPDLVPVRVRDSKTPQGPALLFGAEPWALFLGNVRQG; encoded by the coding sequence ATGACGAGCACCCCCGACCTCAGCACCGCCGCCTGGCGCAAGTCGTCCTACAGCGACGGGGGAGCGAGCAATTGCGTCGAGGTAGCCGACGGCTACCCCGACCTCGTCCCCGTCCGCGTCCGCGACAGCAAAACCCCGCAGGGCCCCGCCCTACTCTTCGGGGCGGAGCCCTGGGCCCTGTTCCTGGGGAACGTCAGGCAGGGATAG